Proteins from one Nakamurella multipartita DSM 44233 genomic window:
- a CDS encoding transposase encodes MDQVRRRVQQDTTGHRGHAGDALYRARRIMRRRYDRLTDRQLARQRDALTVGDTGEEITAAWLVAQKVMQAYANPDRAAGRAAAEHLITLAKTCPVPEIARFGRTLVAWRTEFLARFDHPEVSNGPTENLNLKIKNTKRVARGY; translated from the coding sequence GTGGACCAGGTGCGGCGCCGGGTGCAGCAGGACACCACCGGGCACCGCGGACATGCCGGCGACGCGCTGTACCGGGCGAGGCGGATCATGCGGCGCCGGTACGACCGGCTCACCGACCGGCAACTGGCCCGGCAGCGGGACGCGTTGACCGTCGGTGACACCGGTGAAGAGATCACCGCTGCCTGGCTCGTCGCGCAGAAGGTGATGCAGGCGTACGCGAACCCGGACCGGGCCGCCGGCCGCGCCGCGGCCGAGCACCTCATCACGCTCGCGAAGACCTGTCCGGTGCCTGAGATCGCCCGCTTCGGACGCACTCTGGTCGCCTGGCGAACCGAATTCCTCGCTCGTTTCGATCACCCCGAGGTGTCCAACGGGCCCACCGAGAACCTCAATCTGAAGATCAAGAACACAAAGCGCGTCGCCCGCGGCTACTGA
- the istA gene encoding IS21 family transposase, with translation MVDLLELFTHWEAGRSQSQIADSLNLDRKTVRKYTAPLVQRGLVPGGPPVGEQVWEQRIAQWFPQVVDRRLRQVTWPQIEAHRDYIVEQLGEGVTVATISQRLTDEHGLIASESSVRRWMNANLTEQVARHRASPPRPPVEPGSEAQIDYGALGSWVDPATDRRRTLWAFVMVLACSRLMFVHPVLRLDQTSWCASHVLAFEYFQGCVARLVPDNLKTGVDRPDLYDPRMNRAYAELASHYGVLPDPARVRKPKDKARVERAMPYVRDSFWRGRTFTSLQQIQQAAVVWCDEVANVRKHRSLDGATPRSVFDAVEAPALQPLPRNEFVLATWSVGKVGVDCHLKVGPALYSVPWRLIGQQLHARTAGGTVQILHENKVVATHIRLPRGRATDFEHYPPEKIAFHMRNPTWCRNEASKIGPATAAVIDELMEHTAIHRLRSAQGIIGLAGRPGIGPDRLEAACARALAVGDPRYRTIKGILAVHAETPPAEPTAGAAADTPAFLRGPEQLLG, from the coding sequence GTGGTGGATCTGCTGGAGTTGTTCACGCACTGGGAGGCGGGCCGGTCTCAGTCGCAGATCGCGGACAGCCTCAACCTCGATCGGAAGACAGTGCGCAAGTACACGGCGCCGCTGGTGCAGCGGGGCCTGGTGCCCGGCGGCCCGCCGGTCGGCGAGCAGGTATGGGAGCAGCGGATCGCGCAGTGGTTTCCTCAGGTGGTCGACCGAAGGTTGCGGCAGGTGACTTGGCCGCAGATTGAGGCGCATCGGGATTACATCGTCGAGCAACTCGGCGAGGGCGTGACGGTGGCGACGATCAGCCAGCGGCTGACCGATGAGCATGGGCTGATCGCGTCGGAGTCGTCGGTGCGGCGATGGATGAACGCGAACCTGACCGAGCAGGTCGCCCGTCACCGGGCGTCGCCGCCGCGGCCGCCGGTGGAACCGGGCAGCGAAGCACAGATCGACTACGGCGCTCTGGGGTCGTGGGTCGACCCGGCCACCGACCGGCGGCGGACGTTGTGGGCGTTCGTGATGGTGCTGGCATGTTCCCGGCTGATGTTCGTGCACCCGGTGCTCCGGTTGGACCAGACATCCTGGTGTGCAAGCCATGTGCTCGCGTTCGAGTACTTCCAGGGTTGCGTGGCCCGGCTGGTGCCGGACAATCTGAAGACCGGAGTCGACCGGCCGGACCTGTACGACCCGAGGATGAACCGGGCCTACGCCGAGCTGGCCAGCCATTACGGTGTGCTGCCCGACCCGGCGCGGGTCCGAAAGCCCAAGGACAAGGCCCGGGTAGAACGGGCCATGCCTTACGTGCGTGACTCGTTCTGGCGGGGCCGCACTTTCACCAGCCTGCAACAGATCCAGCAGGCCGCCGTGGTCTGGTGTGACGAGGTCGCGAACGTCCGCAAACACCGCAGCCTGGACGGCGCAACGCCCCGGTCGGTCTTCGACGCCGTCGAGGCCCCGGCTCTGCAACCGTTGCCGCGCAACGAGTTCGTCCTCGCGACCTGGTCGGTCGGCAAAGTAGGGGTTGATTGCCACCTCAAAGTAGGCCCCGCTCTCTACTCGGTGCCGTGGCGGCTGATCGGACAGCAGTTGCACGCTCGGACGGCCGGCGGCACGGTGCAGATCCTGCACGAGAACAAGGTCGTGGCCACCCACATCAGGCTGCCCAGGGGACGGGCGACCGACTTCGAGCACTACCCGCCGGAGAAGATCGCGTTCCACATGCGCAACCCGACCTGGTGCCGCAACGAGGCAAGCAAGATCGGTCCGGCGACCGCCGCCGTCATCGACGAGCTGATGGAGCACACCGCGATCCACCGGCTCCGCTCGGCCCAAGGCATCATCGGCCTGGCCGGCCGTCCCGGCATCGGCCCGGACCGGCTGGAAGCGGCTTGCGCCCGCGCGTTGGCCGTCGGCGATCCCCGCTACCGGACGATCAAGGGGATCCTCGCGGTGCACGCCGAAACCCCACCGGCCGAACCCACCGCCGGCGCTGCCGCGGACACACCCGCGTTCCTGCGCGGACCCGAGCAACTCCTCGGCTAA
- a CDS encoding tyrosine-type recombinase/integrase, whose amino-acid sequence MAQSVMARPDGGPRTWTVIDQGYRTVGPVEEWLEAHRHLWSPNTVRGYATALSQWWTFLEQRAESGRWNEIGVPTVSAFVSWMRNGRRVERSLVPEDGPSPETMQARLAAVISFYTWHEAVSGVPVAGRLMRGAPRRAVARGLLSHLDARSGPAPTSLVRVRRSRRHRPPLLMPQQIQAILDGCATYDPDTGEWVGNLRDRLLFAVLAESGMRIGEALGLRISDFVMGRGGTPFIEIVPRADNTNGARVKMMRPRRVYVGADLERLFADYLTLLACTAADMGIAVAADSPLLVNLQRPPLLAALHEGTVRDKTAALRKKGIGPPGWTPHWFRHSHATALLLAGTAEWVVSRRLGHAHVQTTLDLYGWVREDEALRAAANWTSYASNWRVTDAP is encoded by the coding sequence ATGGCGCAGAGCGTGATGGCCCGACCCGACGGCGGGCCTCGCACGTGGACGGTGATCGATCAGGGATACCGGACGGTCGGACCGGTCGAGGAGTGGCTGGAGGCCCACCGGCATCTTTGGTCGCCGAACACGGTCCGCGGGTACGCGACCGCGCTGAGCCAGTGGTGGACGTTCCTTGAACAGCGGGCCGAGTCCGGGCGGTGGAACGAGATCGGCGTGCCGACGGTGTCGGCGTTCGTGTCCTGGATGCGCAACGGGCGCCGGGTCGAGCGTTCCCTGGTGCCGGAGGACGGGCCGTCGCCGGAGACGATGCAGGCGCGGCTGGCCGCGGTCATCTCCTTCTACACGTGGCACGAAGCCGTGTCCGGCGTTCCGGTGGCCGGCCGGTTGATGCGTGGAGCGCCGCGGCGGGCAGTGGCCCGGGGGCTGCTGTCCCATCTGGATGCCCGCTCGGGGCCCGCTCCGACGTCGCTGGTCCGGGTGCGCCGCAGCCGGCGGCATCGTCCGCCGTTGCTGATGCCCCAGCAGATCCAGGCGATCCTGGATGGCTGCGCCACCTACGATCCAGACACCGGTGAATGGGTCGGAAACCTGCGTGACCGGCTGCTTTTCGCCGTTCTTGCGGAGAGCGGCATGCGGATCGGCGAGGCGTTGGGTTTGCGGATCAGCGACTTCGTGATGGGTCGCGGCGGCACCCCGTTCATCGAGATCGTGCCTCGCGCGGACAACACCAATGGGGCGCGGGTGAAGATGATGCGTCCCCGCCGGGTCTACGTCGGCGCCGATCTCGAGCGGCTGTTCGCCGACTACCTGACCCTCCTGGCCTGCACAGCAGCCGATATGGGCATCGCGGTGGCGGCGGACTCGCCGCTGCTGGTCAACCTGCAACGGCCGCCGCTGCTGGCTGCGCTGCACGAGGGCACCGTCCGCGACAAGACGGCCGCGCTGCGGAAGAAGGGGATCGGCCCGCCCGGGTGGACCCCGCACTGGTTCAGGCATAGCCACGCGACCGCGTTGCTGCTGGCCGGCACGGCGGAGTGGGTGGTGTCCCGTCGGCTGGGGCACGCCCACGTCCAGACCACGCTGGACCTCTACGGCTGGGTCCGCGAGGACGAGGCGCTGCGGGCGGCGGCGAACTGGACGTCGTACGCGTCCAATTGGCGGGTGACCGATGCGCCGTGA
- a CDS encoding tyrosine-type recombinase/integrase, with translation MRREPGGGLRPAEDLDPVHRLWLELPEQWRGPVIGPGIANWDRITENGDRRIDLTGLPDPFPAELAWMAHWQSVDGTRSTVLAMNQLANILRRAIREGHPFPTSMLALDWETASALQGWFYAHRWGRLPPKDSRSRLRVLFRFARQALIARCHDGPWWTLDEWHPRCDPRIPLSTREPQANYGCSPGQITQPWLREAVKWYLGTQLESGALRWTTVSQDRMNCLRRFDVWLTSCLDDPIEVLGDPAAAAGQADRYRRWAMEPGHRKTGTFDRRTPPKPAHPRLINDDIRAVADLFTFMVANRDRAHIVTGYAVWDRVTDTHVAGWFRQVSRIPRTPTLNDRHYVDDHALAQIPGALPLLGLPRDQQMTITRGDGTQVLAAGFDDPQAMRMILLQILTGRRSSEIRTCEFDCLSPAPDISVQSGQDQEVVRFRYAQSKIDTAPDTILVDREVSAVIEEQQRWVREHLPEFEPRHLFVQRTGNRNGDKPYPPGTYNWMLRELSNVARITDGQGRQLQLSNTHRFRHTKLTRLAELGLPIHVLQRYAGHATPTMSMHYVAQREEHAEQAFLATVKLRADGSRVQFSREDHDGLHLLDRADRFLPNGWCLLPPLQSCDKGNACLSCSVFVTDATHEPTLRRQQAETEALITRTTNAFREKHGRAMPEDNVWLAQRRAEQAALTRLLDTMADHPERAVQGGGCGAPPTGPVPLALTGPRRRTRP, from the coding sequence ATGCGCCGTGAACCGGGCGGGGGCCTTCGGCCCGCCGAGGACCTGGATCCCGTTCATCGGCTCTGGCTGGAGCTGCCCGAGCAGTGGCGGGGTCCGGTGATCGGACCCGGCATCGCGAACTGGGACCGGATCACCGAAAACGGCGACAGGCGAATCGATCTGACTGGGCTGCCTGACCCGTTCCCGGCCGAACTCGCGTGGATGGCGCACTGGCAGTCCGTCGACGGGACCCGATCGACGGTGCTGGCGATGAACCAGCTGGCCAACATCCTGCGCCGCGCCATCCGCGAGGGGCACCCGTTCCCCACCTCGATGCTGGCCTTGGACTGGGAGACGGCCTCGGCGTTGCAGGGGTGGTTCTACGCGCACCGCTGGGGGCGGCTCCCACCCAAGGACAGCCGTAGCCGGCTGCGGGTGCTGTTCCGGTTCGCCCGGCAGGCGTTGATCGCCCGCTGCCACGATGGCCCGTGGTGGACGCTCGACGAGTGGCATCCACGTTGTGATCCGCGGATACCGCTGTCGACCCGGGAACCACAGGCCAACTACGGGTGCTCGCCCGGGCAGATCACCCAGCCCTGGCTCCGGGAAGCCGTCAAGTGGTACCTGGGGACCCAACTGGAGTCCGGGGCGCTGCGCTGGACGACCGTGAGCCAGGACCGGATGAATTGCCTGCGCCGGTTCGACGTCTGGCTGACCAGTTGCCTGGACGATCCCATCGAGGTGCTCGGCGATCCAGCGGCGGCCGCCGGGCAGGCGGACAGATATCGACGTTGGGCCATGGAACCGGGCCACCGGAAGACCGGCACGTTCGACCGTCGGACGCCCCCGAAGCCGGCCCACCCGCGCCTGATCAACGACGACATCCGGGCAGTGGCAGATCTGTTCACCTTCATGGTGGCCAACCGAGACCGGGCCCACATCGTCACCGGATACGCCGTCTGGGATCGGGTCACCGACACCCACGTGGCCGGATGGTTCCGCCAGGTCTCCCGCATCCCGCGGACACCCACCCTGAACGACCGGCACTACGTCGACGACCACGCGCTCGCCCAGATTCCGGGTGCGCTGCCGTTGCTGGGCTTGCCCCGGGACCAACAGATGACGATCACCCGGGGCGACGGCACCCAGGTTCTCGCCGCCGGCTTCGACGATCCGCAGGCGATGCGGATGATCCTGCTGCAGATCCTGACCGGGCGTCGGTCCAGCGAGATCCGCACGTGCGAGTTCGATTGCCTGTCACCGGCTCCCGATATCTCGGTGCAGTCCGGGCAGGACCAGGAAGTCGTCCGGTTCCGCTACGCCCAAAGCAAGATCGACACCGCGCCGGACACCATCCTGGTCGACCGCGAGGTCTCCGCGGTCATCGAGGAGCAGCAGCGTTGGGTCCGCGAACACCTGCCGGAGTTCGAACCGCGGCATCTGTTCGTGCAGCGGACCGGGAACCGCAACGGCGACAAGCCCTACCCGCCGGGAACCTACAACTGGATGCTCCGGGAGCTCAGCAACGTCGCGCGGATCACCGACGGCCAGGGCCGGCAACTGCAACTGAGCAACACGCACCGGTTCCGACACACCAAGCTCACTCGGCTCGCCGAACTCGGCCTGCCCATCCACGTCCTGCAGCGGTACGCCGGGCACGCCACACCGACCATGTCGATGCACTACGTGGCGCAGCGCGAGGAACACGCCGAGCAGGCGTTCCTGGCCACCGTCAAGCTGCGGGCCGACGGCAGCCGGGTCCAGTTCTCCCGTGAGGACCACGACGGCCTGCACCTGCTCGACCGGGCCGACCGGTTCCTGCCCAACGGCTGGTGCCTGCTGCCCCCGCTCCAATCCTGCGACAAGGGCAACGCATGTTTGAGCTGCTCGGTCTTCGTCACCGACGCGACCCACGAGCCGACACTACGACGCCAACAGGCCGAGACCGAAGCGTTGATCACACGCACAACCAACGCGTTTCGGGAGAAGCACGGTCGCGCCATGCCCGAGGACAATGTTTGGCTCGCGCAGCGTCGAGCCGAGCAAGCGGCGCTCACCCGGCTGTTGGACACGATGGCCGACCACCCCGAACGGGCGGTGCAAGGAGGCGGATGCGGCGCACCTCCGACAGGCCCGGTGCCCCTGGCACTCACCGGACCCAGGCGCAGGACCCGGCCATGA
- a CDS encoding DUF6262 family protein — translation MTDANAKRAATLTAAAKAKSAAKTQAAEQGIRALVKRGESVTFQAVQREAGVSHAFLYGSPDLRARIEHLRSRGRPGPTPANPPDSESTLVLSLTAQITQLKKRHRQEIQTLKDALAQAHGENLELRRELARKGSCARHHTAHVASIAETS, via the coding sequence ATGACCGACGCGAACGCGAAACGCGCCGCGACGCTGACCGCCGCAGCCAAAGCGAAATCAGCCGCGAAGACCCAGGCCGCCGAGCAAGGCATCCGCGCGCTGGTCAAACGGGGCGAGTCCGTCACCTTCCAGGCCGTTCAACGGGAAGCCGGCGTCTCGCACGCCTTCCTCTACGGCAGCCCGGACCTCCGCGCGCGGATCGAGCACCTACGTTCCCGCGGCCGCCCGGGACCGACGCCAGCCAACCCACCGGACTCGGAAAGCACGCTCGTCCTGAGCCTGACCGCCCAGATCACCCAGCTCAAGAAGCGGCACCGGCAAGAGATCCAGACCCTCAAAGACGCGCTCGCGCAAGCCCACGGGGAGAACCTTGAACTTCGCCGCGAACTCGCCCGCAAGGGCAGCTGCGCCCGGCACCACACCGCTCACGTTGCATCGATCGCAGAAACGTCATGA
- a CDS encoding ExeA family protein: MSVQRLQAHYGFTRMPFGRNLAPGMLHRHRGLGEAIARISWCVDQHALGVITGEVGAGKTVAVRAATAALDSSRHVVIYLPNPSVGVRGMLHHIVAALGRTPSFYTSILAPQAADALAAEHAERGRTPVVVIDEAHLLDNQQLEALRMLSNHDMDSGSPFAALLVGQPTLRHRLRLGVLAALDQRISVRCTLTGMTDQETADYLTHHLKIAGRSDTLFSGDATTLIHNAARGYPRAINNLAINALTAAFARNQCHQSRNSPGLLSRNSPGRPCWSGSTGRRAVVSSRLARAACGAGRTVRP, from the coding sequence GTGAGCGTGCAACGCCTTCAGGCCCACTACGGCTTCACCCGGATGCCGTTCGGCCGGAACCTGGCCCCGGGCATGCTGCATCGGCACCGCGGACTGGGCGAAGCGATCGCCCGGATCAGCTGGTGCGTCGACCAACACGCCCTCGGCGTGATCACCGGCGAGGTCGGCGCCGGCAAGACCGTCGCCGTCCGCGCCGCCACCGCCGCCCTGGACAGCAGCCGGCACGTCGTCATCTACCTGCCCAACCCGTCCGTCGGGGTCCGCGGCATGCTCCACCACATCGTCGCCGCCCTGGGCCGGACCCCGTCGTTCTACACCTCGATCCTGGCCCCGCAAGCCGCCGACGCCCTCGCGGCCGAACACGCCGAACGCGGCCGCACCCCCGTGGTCGTGATCGATGAGGCGCACCTGTTGGACAACCAGCAACTCGAAGCACTGCGCATGCTGTCCAACCACGACATGGACTCCGGCAGCCCGTTCGCCGCGCTGCTCGTCGGGCAACCCACCCTGCGGCACCGGCTGCGCCTCGGCGTGCTCGCCGCGCTGGACCAACGGATCTCGGTGCGCTGCACCCTGACCGGGATGACCGACCAGGAAACCGCGGACTACCTCACCCACCACCTCAAGATCGCCGGCCGCAGCGACACCCTGTTCAGCGGCGACGCCACCACCCTGATCCACAACGCCGCCCGCGGCTACCCCCGCGCCATCAACAACCTCGCGATCAACGCCCTGACCGCGGCGTTCGCCCGCAACCAGTGTCATCAGTCACGAAATTCCCCAGGGCTGCTGTCACGTAATTCCCCAGGTCGGCCCTGCTGGTCTGGTTCTACCGGTCGGCGGGCGGTGGTGTCGAGTCGGCTCGCCCGGGCCGCTTGCGGGGCCGGTAGGACGGTCCGTCCATGA
- a CDS encoding DDE-type integrase/transposase/recombinase — translation MSVDTVKQRERAQQIALFRYQLICPALEPGLSTKQRGRVVRAIADREHDGPFGGRVRYSRESLDRWIRRYRAGGFEGLCPSPREPGTRIDTGVFELAAGLKRENPARTVAQVARILRSSTGWSPSETTLLRHFHRLDLMVPGGAGPAVFGRFEAADCNERWVGDALHGPRVAGRKTYLFAFLDDHSRVAVGYRFGFAEDTVRLAAALQPALGSRGVPGSVYVDNGSAFVDNWLLRACAVLGIRLVHSRPGQPQGRGKIERWFRSVRDQFLVEIDDSTADQIRDTGMTPAGALLELNGLFTAWVEASYHHVHSETGQSPLQRWTDGWQRAGRSPAMPTPADLTEAFLWSEQRVVTRTATVSLHGNTYQVQAGLVGRKVELVFSPFDLETLRVRYDGRDHGPAVPHRITRHTHPKARPETPEPATTPRTGIDYLALVAQDHQQQISADQKINYHTLYPGELPGQLSIDDALADLNGNDGNDGNDGNDGNDDGQAVAR, via the coding sequence ATGAGTGTGGACACGGTCAAGCAGCGGGAACGGGCGCAGCAGATCGCGTTGTTCCGATATCAGTTGATCTGCCCGGCGCTGGAACCGGGCCTGTCGACCAAGCAACGCGGACGGGTCGTTCGGGCGATCGCCGACCGGGAACACGACGGCCCGTTCGGCGGCCGGGTCCGATACTCGCGGGAGTCGTTGGACCGGTGGATCCGCCGGTACCGGGCCGGCGGGTTCGAAGGTCTGTGCCCGTCGCCCCGGGAACCCGGCACCCGGATCGACACCGGCGTGTTCGAGCTGGCCGCCGGTCTGAAACGGGAGAACCCGGCCCGCACGGTCGCCCAGGTCGCCCGGATCCTGCGATCCTCGACCGGCTGGTCACCGTCGGAAACGACGCTGCTGCGGCATTTCCACCGGCTGGACCTGATGGTGCCCGGCGGCGCCGGGCCGGCCGTGTTCGGCCGGTTCGAAGCGGCCGATTGCAACGAACGGTGGGTCGGCGACGCCCTGCACGGGCCCAGGGTCGCCGGCCGGAAAACGTACTTGTTCGCGTTCCTGGACGACCACAGCCGGGTGGCCGTGGGGTATCGGTTCGGGTTCGCCGAGGACACCGTCCGGCTGGCCGCGGCCCTGCAACCCGCGTTGGGCAGCCGCGGCGTCCCCGGCTCGGTCTACGTCGACAACGGGTCCGCGTTCGTCGACAACTGGCTGCTGCGGGCCTGCGCGGTGCTCGGGATCCGGCTCGTCCACAGCCGTCCGGGGCAGCCGCAGGGGCGGGGCAAGATCGAACGCTGGTTCCGCAGCGTGCGCGACCAGTTCCTGGTCGAGATCGATGACAGCACCGCCGACCAGATCCGGGATACCGGGATGACCCCCGCCGGCGCCCTGCTGGAACTCAACGGGTTGTTCACCGCCTGGGTCGAGGCGTCCTATCACCACGTGCATTCCGAGACCGGGCAGAGCCCCTTGCAACGCTGGACCGACGGGTGGCAGCGGGCCGGCCGGTCTCCGGCGATGCCGACCCCCGCGGATCTGACCGAGGCGTTCCTGTGGTCCGAACAACGCGTGGTCACCAGGACCGCGACGGTGTCGCTGCACGGCAACACCTACCAGGTTCAGGCGGGGCTGGTCGGTCGGAAAGTCGAGTTGGTGTTCTCCCCGTTCGATCTGGAAACCCTGCGGGTCCGCTACGACGGCCGGGACCACGGGCCGGCGGTGCCGCATCGGATCACCCGGCACACCCATCCCAAGGCCAGACCCGAGACCCCTGAACCGGCAACGACACCGCGGACGGGGATCGACTACCTGGCGCTGGTCGCGCAGGACCACCAGCAACAGATCAGTGCCGACCAGAAGATCAACTATCACACCCTCTACCCAGGTGAGCTGCCCGGGCAGCTCAGCATCGACGACGCCCTGGCCGACCTCAACGGCAACGACGGCAACGACGGCAACGACGGCAACGACGGCAACGACGATGGTCAGGCGGTGGCCCGGTGA